A stretch of Synechococcus sp. WH 8020 DNA encodes these proteins:
- a CDS encoding GIVxVP protein: MEKNRFAAGIVMVPCLLLSAAFFSTAVWGDVPGDNQPLALGLGGLLLAAGLFALLIPSTNPEMKEDETDSSS, from the coding sequence ATGGAAAAAAATCGCTTCGCGGCTGGCATCGTGATGGTGCCCTGTTTGCTTCTATCCGCTGCGTTTTTTAGTACGGCGGTCTGGGGTGATGTTCCAGGCGACAATCAACCCCTCGCCCTTGGACTTGGAGGGTTGCTTTTGGCTGCAGGTTTGTTCGCTCTGTTGATTCCATCAACAAATCCTGAGATGAAAGAGGACGAAACGGATTCATCTTCCTAA
- the cobO gene encoding cob(I)yrinic acid a,c-diamide adenosyltransferase translates to MSSDRTSAGKSSPGDASALDQSAESLGMGGDLAPEKDADAYRKRMARRQDVQRQRVSERSVEKGLVLVFTGHGKGKTTASLGLALRTLGHGHRVAVVQFIKGGWEPGEAKALKAFGESLSWHALGEGFTWETQDRERDRQLVQAAWDTSLSYLKDPKQKLVVLDEVNVALKLGYLELDQVLQGLDERPELTHVALTGRGAPNGLIQRADLVTEMSLVKHPFREQGVKAQQGIEF, encoded by the coding sequence ATGAGCTCGGATCGAACGTCAGCCGGAAAATCATCTCCTGGGGACGCATCAGCGTTAGATCAATCAGCCGAGTCACTGGGGATGGGAGGCGATTTAGCCCCAGAGAAAGACGCGGATGCCTACCGAAAGCGCATGGCACGCCGACAAGACGTGCAGCGACAACGCGTCTCAGAGCGAAGTGTTGAAAAGGGATTGGTCTTGGTGTTCACAGGTCACGGCAAGGGAAAGACCACGGCGTCTCTGGGTCTGGCCTTAAGGACCCTGGGTCACGGACACCGTGTTGCCGTTGTCCAATTCATCAAAGGTGGATGGGAGCCTGGAGAAGCCAAAGCCTTAAAAGCCTTTGGAGAATCACTGAGTTGGCATGCACTCGGAGAGGGTTTCACCTGGGAAACCCAAGATCGTGAACGTGATCGTCAGCTGGTTCAAGCCGCTTGGGACACCTCGCTCTCCTATCTCAAAGATCCCAAGCAAAAGCTTGTGGTGCTGGACGAAGTGAATGTGGCGTTAAAACTTGGCTATCTCGAACTGGATCAAGTCCTGCAAGGCCTCGATGAGCGGCCTGAACTCACCCACGTTGCTCTGACCGGCAGAGGAGCTCCGAACGGGCTGATCCAACGAGCCGATTTGGTTACGGAAATGTCCCTTGTCAAGCACCCCTTCCGGGAACAGGGCGTTAAAGCACAGCAAGGAATTGAGTTCTGA
- a CDS encoding site-specific integrase: MNFDTALKAANAALAEQGCGLRVERRGQKLNLRGRLPCRQQPNHNQWKTQRLSLGLLADMKGLKEAERIVQLVELQLHRQLFAWDQWLPKQKMQQSNNSKGTSTTIANPLDRNLETFKEAFFADPRRRRSPAGSRTTWSGAYQPYLRRLKALALEQQSALTPDLLLLTLNSYPDGSRSRQQCSTALGALARHQDLPLPDAWRAEAGGYGLHRARFRQLPSDPQILEAILRIPNPGWRLVYGLMATYGLRNHEVFFTDVSALADGGDRVIRVLPTTKTGEHQVWPFHPEWVDRFNLRDLASNAAALPPVCTDLRQTTLQQVGRRVAEQFRRYDVPLTPYDLRHAWAVRTIHIGLPDTVAARMMGHSVAIHTRTYHHWITRRDQQQAVDAALARREA; the protein is encoded by the coding sequence ATGAACTTCGACACCGCTCTAAAGGCCGCCAATGCGGCCCTGGCCGAGCAGGGCTGCGGTCTTCGTGTGGAGCGGCGAGGACAAAAACTCAATCTGCGTGGACGGCTGCCATGTCGCCAGCAACCCAACCACAACCAGTGGAAAACTCAGCGCCTGAGTCTTGGACTGCTGGCCGACATGAAGGGGTTGAAAGAGGCTGAGCGCATCGTGCAGCTTGTGGAGTTGCAATTACACAGACAGCTTTTTGCTTGGGACCAATGGTTACCGAAGCAAAAAATGCAGCAGAGCAACAACTCAAAAGGCACATCTACCACGATTGCCAATCCCCTGGATCGCAATCTGGAAACGTTTAAAGAAGCCTTTTTCGCAGATCCCCGTCGTCGTCGCTCCCCCGCCGGAAGCCGCACCACTTGGAGCGGGGCCTACCAGCCCTACCTAAGACGCCTCAAGGCATTGGCTCTTGAACAGCAATCGGCCCTCACTCCTGACTTATTGCTTCTGACCTTGAACAGTTATCCCGATGGGAGCCGGAGTCGCCAACAGTGTTCCACTGCACTAGGGGCACTCGCCCGTCATCAAGACCTGCCCCTTCCGGATGCATGGCGTGCAGAGGCAGGCGGATACGGCCTCCACCGCGCTCGTTTTCGGCAGTTACCTAGTGACCCGCAAATTCTCGAAGCCATTTTGCGTATTCCAAATCCGGGTTGGCGCCTTGTTTATGGACTGATGGCCACCTATGGACTTCGCAACCATGAAGTGTTTTTCACGGATGTTTCGGCTTTAGCGGATGGAGGAGACAGGGTGATCCGCGTTCTGCCCACAACCAAAACCGGTGAGCATCAGGTTTGGCCCTTCCATCCGGAGTGGGTGGATCGCTTCAACTTGAGGGATCTCGCCTCAAACGCTGCGGCGCTCCCTCCCGTTTGCACAGATCTTCGCCAGACCACACTCCAACAAGTTGGACGACGTGTAGCAGAGCAATTCAGGAGGTACGACGTTCCCCTGACGCCCTATGACCTTCGTCATGCATGGGCCGTACGCACCATCCACATCGGACTTCCCGATACCGTTGCAGCCAGGATGATGGGACATTCCGTGGCGATTCACACCCGCACCTATCACCACTGGATCACCAGGCGAGATCAACAGCAGGCCGTCGATGCCGCGTTGGCCAGGAGAGAAGCCTGA
- a CDS encoding NAD(P)/FAD-dependent oxidoreductase, whose protein sequence is MSTTDVAVIGAGAAGSSTAFHLARLGHRVTVLERERSERIKPCGGGMAASVQRWFPFDLQPAVDDVIQQVDFSWCLTDPVVAELPGSAPFWIVKRERLDALLLEQAIALGAELRRPFEVVDLERGENHWLVHSKDGEVINAKAVVLADGSGSPWPTRFGIGPRALHMAKTLSVRLEGMGTLQPGTARFEFGLVHHGFAWAFPLANGINVGVGTFIGRRASDAEAVLEQLLPDLGFSSTDGLRQNADLRVWNGHTALHGKGIVAVGDAASLCDPFLAEGLRPSLMSGCEAAASLDSWLKGTHPDLSNYTENMRERWGDSMAWGRRIAQVFYRFPKVGYQLGIKRPTAPQRIAQILSGEMGYGDIAQRVIRRLMLQRG, encoded by the coding sequence TTGAGCACCACTGACGTTGCTGTAATCGGGGCTGGTGCAGCCGGCTCCAGCACGGCCTTCCATCTCGCCCGCTTAGGACATCGCGTCACCGTTCTGGAACGCGAGCGATCAGAGCGGATCAAACCATGCGGTGGTGGGATGGCAGCCTCCGTTCAGCGGTGGTTCCCCTTCGACCTTCAACCAGCTGTGGATGACGTCATCCAACAGGTTGATTTCAGCTGGTGTCTCACTGATCCAGTGGTCGCTGAGCTTCCAGGCTCTGCACCCTTCTGGATCGTCAAACGTGAACGGCTTGACGCACTGTTGCTGGAGCAAGCGATCGCTTTAGGAGCAGAGCTTCGGCGACCCTTCGAGGTTGTCGACCTTGAGCGGGGTGAAAACCACTGGCTTGTTCACAGCAAAGACGGTGAAGTGATCAATGCCAAAGCCGTTGTTTTGGCTGATGGCTCAGGCTCTCCCTGGCCCACGCGCTTTGGGATCGGCCCTCGAGCTCTGCACATGGCTAAGACGCTCTCTGTTCGACTCGAAGGAATGGGCACCTTGCAACCAGGAACAGCAAGGTTTGAATTTGGGCTCGTCCACCATGGTTTTGCCTGGGCGTTTCCACTAGCGAACGGCATCAATGTGGGAGTTGGCACTTTCATTGGCCGTCGGGCCAGTGACGCGGAAGCCGTGCTCGAGCAACTCCTACCGGATCTGGGGTTTTCTTCCACAGACGGGCTGCGACAAAACGCCGATTTAAGAGTTTGGAATGGCCACACAGCCCTCCATGGCAAAGGCATCGTGGCAGTAGGTGATGCGGCATCGCTCTGCGATCCCTTTCTGGCCGAAGGCCTCAGGCCATCGCTGATGAGCGGTTGCGAAGCAGCCGCCAGTCTTGATTCTTGGCTGAAGGGGACTCACCCTGACCTGTCCAACTACACAGAGAACATGCGCGAACGCTGGGGCGATTCGATGGCTTGGGGACGCCGCATTGCCCAAGTGTTTTATCGATTTCCGAAAGTGGGCTATCAACTGGGAATCAAGCGCCCCACTGCGCCGCAGCGCATTGCCCAAATTCTCTCTGGTGAGATGGGATACGGCGACATCGCGCAGAGGGTCATCCGCCGGTTGATGCTGCAAAGGGGTTAA
- a CDS encoding NAD(P)/FAD-dependent oxidoreductase, whose protein sequence is MLRLSELRLPLDHGPDDLEQAVLRCLKIPPARLLHCQLVKRSVDARRRDRIQLIYSVDVAVDGEATLMRRRHGDRRLRPTPDTHYKFVAQAPEGIGGHSEQRPVVVGAGPCGYFAALLLAQMGFRPLLLERGQPVKQRTADTFGFWRRTAEFNPESNAQFGEGGAGTFSDGKLYSQVSDPDHYGCKVLEELVACGANREILTEHRPHIGTFKLATVVRGLRAKIEALGGEVRFGSRVDQLLLEPCNGPHASGKSQRVVGLSLSDGSALACRQVVLAPGHSARDSFQMLQQAGVALEAKPFAVGFRIEHPQVLVDQARWGQNAGHPLLGAAEYKLVHHAENGRCVYSFCMCPGGLVVGATSEKGRVVTNGMSQHSRNERNANAALVVPVDEDDLAAYAAWPGDPLAGLAFQRALEHKAFVLGGADYSAPVQRLQDFLAGRPTTELGAIGASYQPGVSPSDLGSLLPMPMVAALKEALPHFARRINGYDHPDALLTAVETRTSSPLRIPRDDDFESINTVGLTPAGEGAGYAGGILSAAIDGIRVAEAVGLRLGSSL, encoded by the coding sequence GTGTTGCGACTTAGTGAGCTGCGTCTTCCTTTGGATCACGGCCCTGATGATCTCGAGCAGGCGGTTCTGCGTTGCCTGAAGATTCCACCGGCGCGTCTCCTTCACTGTCAGTTGGTGAAGCGGAGTGTGGATGCCCGTCGCCGCGACCGCATTCAGCTGATTTATTCCGTGGATGTAGCAGTGGATGGCGAAGCGACTTTGATGCGCCGAAGGCACGGCGATCGAAGACTTCGTCCGACCCCAGACACCCACTACAAATTTGTAGCGCAGGCTCCGGAAGGGATTGGCGGACATTCCGAGCAGCGGCCTGTGGTGGTTGGAGCTGGCCCCTGTGGTTATTTTGCCGCTCTTCTTCTGGCTCAGATGGGGTTCCGTCCGTTGTTGCTGGAACGGGGACAGCCAGTGAAACAGCGAACAGCCGATACATTTGGATTTTGGCGCCGAACGGCTGAGTTCAATCCCGAATCCAATGCCCAGTTCGGCGAGGGCGGTGCCGGAACTTTCTCGGATGGGAAGCTATACAGCCAGGTCAGTGATCCTGACCATTACGGCTGCAAAGTTCTGGAGGAACTGGTGGCCTGTGGAGCGAATCGCGAGATTCTTACGGAGCATCGACCCCATATCGGAACCTTCAAATTGGCCACGGTGGTGAGGGGGCTGCGGGCCAAAATCGAGGCTCTTGGCGGAGAGGTTCGTTTCGGCAGTCGGGTTGATCAACTCCTGCTGGAACCCTGCAATGGTCCTCATGCTTCAGGTAAGTCCCAGCGAGTGGTTGGACTGTCCTTGTCGGATGGGAGTGCTTTGGCTTGTCGTCAGGTGGTCTTGGCTCCAGGGCATTCAGCGCGAGATAGCTTTCAGATGCTCCAGCAGGCGGGAGTTGCTCTTGAAGCCAAGCCGTTTGCGGTTGGCTTTCGCATCGAGCATCCCCAGGTTTTGGTCGATCAAGCTCGCTGGGGGCAGAACGCCGGTCATCCACTCCTCGGAGCGGCGGAATACAAGCTCGTTCACCACGCTGAAAATGGTCGCTGTGTTTACAGCTTTTGCATGTGCCCTGGCGGATTGGTGGTTGGAGCGACCTCTGAGAAGGGTCGGGTCGTCACCAACGGCATGAGCCAGCATTCGCGCAATGAGCGCAATGCCAACGCCGCATTGGTTGTTCCTGTGGATGAAGACGACTTAGCGGCCTATGCCGCCTGGCCGGGGGATCCCTTGGCCGGTCTTGCTTTCCAGCGTGCGCTGGAACACAAAGCGTTTGTTCTCGGGGGGGCTGATTACAGCGCTCCGGTGCAGCGGCTCCAGGACTTCTTGGCCGGACGTCCCACAACAGAACTCGGAGCAATCGGCGCTTCTTATCAGCCTGGTGTGTCACCGAGTGATTTAGGCAGCCTTCTTCCGATGCCAATGGTGGCGGCATTGAAAGAGGCCTTGCCTCATTTTGCACGTCGCATCAACGGATATGACCATCCCGATGCGCTGTTAACAGCAGTGGAAACACGCACATCGTCTCCCCTGCGGATTCCCCGCGACGACGACTTCGAGTCGATCAATACGGTAGGTCTGACACCGGCTGGCGAGGGGGCTGGCTACGCGGGTGGGATCCTGTCTGCAGCGATTGATGGAATTCGCGTGGCAGAGGCTGTGGGCTTGCGACTGGGTTCCTCACTTTGA
- a CDS encoding class I SAM-dependent methyltransferase produces MTSPLRHLAYRYRWIYNTVTGVSALSVGGVERLRRLGLEALGPVLPRGARVLDCCCGSGEAAAPWIEAGFQVTGLDVSPKVLELAAARYPLLTCIEGLAEAPPCATASFDAIQISLALHEFPRAERQQVLMSCLALLKPGGWLVVVDLHPAGPLLQLPQQLFCALFETETAIALLEDDIPKQLQEIGFTTVEQSVLAGSALQRITARCPSSGMLEVTGKIS; encoded by the coding sequence ATGACATCACCCCTGCGCCATCTGGCCTATCGCTATCGCTGGATCTACAACACCGTCACAGGAGTCTCTGCTCTGAGTGTTGGAGGTGTCGAGCGACTCCGCCGCCTTGGACTTGAAGCGCTCGGTCCTGTTCTGCCAAGGGGTGCCAGGGTGCTCGACTGCTGCTGCGGCTCAGGAGAAGCGGCGGCGCCATGGATCGAAGCAGGGTTTCAGGTCACGGGGCTCGATGTCTCACCCAAGGTTCTGGAACTCGCCGCAGCCCGCTACCCACTCCTCACCTGCATTGAGGGGCTGGCAGAAGCTCCGCCCTGCGCAACCGCCAGTTTTGATGCCATTCAGATCAGCCTGGCGCTGCATGAATTCCCACGGGCAGAACGCCAGCAGGTGTTGATGTCCTGTTTGGCATTACTCAAACCAGGCGGCTGGCTGGTGGTTGTCGATCTCCATCCTGCTGGTCCTCTCTTGCAACTTCCCCAACAGCTGTTTTGTGCTTTGTTTGAAACGGAAACGGCGATTGCTTTGCTCGAGGACGACATCCCCAAGCAATTGCAGGAGATCGGCTTTACCACTGTTGAGCAGTCTGTTCTGGCCGGGTCTGCTCTCCAACGCATCACAGCGCGCTGCCCCTCCAGCGGCATGCTGGAGGTCACGGGGAAGATCTCATGA
- the hemH gene encoding ferrochelatase: MARVGILLLNLGGPERIQDVGPFLYNLFADPEIIRLPNPILQKPLAWLISTLRSSKSQEAYRSIGGGSPLRRITEQQARELQSLLRQRGVDATSYVAMRYWHPFTESAVADIKADGIDEVVVLPLYPHFSISTSGSSFRELQRLRQMDERFESLPLRCIRSWYDHPGYVRSMAELIAEQVRASDDIENAHIFFSAHGVPKSYVEEAGDPYQKEIEACTALIMAELETIVGHSNPHTLAYQSRVGPVEWLKPYTEEALEELGRAKTQDLVVVPISFVSEHIETLEEIDIEYRELATESGVVNFRRVRALDTYPPFIAGLADLVVSSLEGPEVNLDQAAELPTTVKLYPQEKWEWGWNNSSEVWNGRLAMIGFFAFLLELISGHGPLHAVGLL, from the coding sequence ATGGCTCGGGTTGGCATTCTTCTGCTCAATCTGGGTGGACCAGAACGGATTCAGGATGTTGGCCCTTTTCTGTACAACCTGTTTGCAGATCCAGAGATCATTCGGCTTCCGAATCCGATTCTGCAGAAACCCCTGGCTTGGTTGATCAGCACGTTGCGCAGCAGCAAGTCTCAAGAGGCCTATCGCTCAATCGGCGGAGGCTCTCCTCTGCGCCGAATCACTGAGCAGCAAGCACGAGAGCTCCAGAGCCTTTTGCGCCAGCGGGGGGTGGATGCGACCAGCTACGTGGCTATGCGCTACTGGCACCCGTTTACGGAATCGGCGGTGGCTGATATCAAAGCTGACGGCATTGATGAGGTTGTCGTCCTTCCTCTGTATCCCCATTTCTCGATCAGTACCAGCGGTTCGAGCTTCCGTGAGCTCCAACGCCTGCGGCAAATGGATGAGCGCTTTGAGTCGTTGCCTTTGCGCTGTATTCGCAGTTGGTACGACCATCCAGGCTATGTGCGCTCGATGGCCGAGCTCATTGCCGAGCAGGTTCGTGCCAGTGACGACATTGAGAATGCGCACATCTTCTTTAGCGCCCACGGAGTGCCGAAGAGCTATGTGGAAGAGGCCGGTGATCCTTATCAAAAGGAAATTGAAGCCTGCACAGCCTTGATCATGGCTGAATTGGAGACCATTGTTGGCCATTCCAACCCCCACACTCTTGCTTATCAAAGCCGAGTTGGGCCGGTGGAATGGCTCAAGCCCTACACCGAGGAAGCCCTCGAAGAGCTCGGCCGGGCGAAGACGCAAGATCTGGTGGTCGTCCCCATCAGCTTTGTGAGTGAGCACATCGAAACGCTTGAGGAAATTGACATCGAATACCGCGAGCTCGCAACCGAGTCAGGTGTTGTGAATTTCCGACGCGTTCGGGCTTTGGACACCTATCCGCCCTTCATTGCCGGATTGGCTGATTTAGTCGTCTCCAGCCTTGAGGGTCCTGAAGTGAATCTCGATCAGGCGGCCGAACTTCCCACCACGGTGAAGCTCTACCCCCAGGAGAAGTGGGAGTGGGGTTGGAACAACAGCTCAGAAGTGTGGAATGGACGCTTGGCAATGATTGGTTTTTTCGCATTCCTTCTCGAGCTGATCAGCGGCCATGGCCCACTGCATGCTGTTGGTTTGCTTTAA
- the frr gene encoding ribosome recycling factor produces the protein MSNSDLEANMRKSVEATQRNFNTIRTGRANPSLLDRINVEYYGADTPLKSLASLSTPDSQTIAVQPFDMGSLALIEKAIATSDLGFTPNNDGKVIRINVPPLTEERRKEFCKLAAKYSEEGKVALRSVRRDAIDKIKKQEKEGDLSEDQSRDEQDKVQKTTDRFIAELEKHLADKEVEILKV, from the coding sequence ATGTCGAACTCCGATCTCGAAGCCAACATGCGCAAGTCGGTGGAAGCCACCCAGCGCAACTTCAACACCATCCGAACGGGCCGAGCCAATCCTTCGTTATTGGATCGAATCAATGTTGAGTATTACGGCGCTGACACACCACTGAAGTCACTCGCCAGTCTCTCCACACCCGACTCGCAAACGATTGCCGTTCAACCCTTCGATATGGGATCCCTGGCGCTCATCGAAAAAGCGATCGCCACGAGTGACTTGGGATTCACGCCCAACAACGACGGCAAGGTCATTCGCATCAACGTGCCACCCCTCACAGAAGAACGCAGAAAAGAGTTCTGCAAGCTTGCCGCAAAATATTCAGAAGAGGGGAAGGTGGCATTGCGCAGCGTGCGTCGTGACGCTATTGACAAAATCAAGAAACAAGAAAAAGAAGGTGATCTTTCAGAGGATCAAAGCCGAGATGAACAAGATAAAGTTCAGAAAACAACCGATCGTTTCATCGCAGAACTTGAAAAACATCTAGCTGATAAAGAGGTGGAAATCCTCAAGGTTTGA
- the ilvB gene encoding biosynthetic-type acetolactate synthase large subunit codes for MTLTSVPTAADALDWNGQRRITGAHALMNALRLHGVDTIFGYPGGAILPIYDALHIAESEGWLKHILVRHEQGGTHAADAYARATGRVGVCFGTSGPGATNLVTGIATAQMDSVPMVVITGQVPRPAIGTDAFQETDIFGITLPIVKHSWVVRDPADLASVVAQAFLIAASGRPGPVLIDIPKDVGQEEFDYVPVQPGSIHPPGFRQPAKPSVQAVADALELIQASSRPLLYVGGGAVSAGAHDSVQVLAERFQIPVTTTLMGKGAFDENHPLALGMLGMHGTAYANFAVTDCDLLIAVGARFDDRVTGKLDTFAPKAKVIHFEIDPAEVGKNRRPDVVVLGDVGLSLAQLVDQSFPHSAELTTSSWLEQINTWKELYPLTIPAKEGAIFPQEVLLAVRDLASDAIITTDVGQHQMWAAQYLRNGPRCWISSAGLGTMGFGMPAALGAQVAFPDQKVVCIAGDASILMNIQELGTLAQYSLPVKVVIVNNHWQGMVRQWQESFYEERYSASDMLNGMPDFSALARAFGVDGVKITERDDLHSKLSEAFASPRPTLIDVHVRRGENCYPMVPPGASNAQMVGLPSHPELAQDCR; via the coding sequence GTGACCCTGACATCCGTTCCCACGGCCGCGGATGCATTGGATTGGAATGGTCAACGCCGTATCACCGGCGCCCATGCCTTGATGAATGCCCTCAGGCTCCATGGGGTCGACACCATTTTTGGCTATCCGGGCGGTGCGATCCTGCCGATCTATGACGCTCTGCATATCGCTGAGAGCGAAGGATGGCTGAAGCACATTTTGGTGCGTCATGAGCAGGGCGGCACCCATGCGGCCGATGCCTATGCCCGCGCCACTGGTCGGGTTGGCGTCTGTTTCGGAACGTCTGGACCTGGTGCCACCAACTTGGTCACGGGCATTGCCACGGCCCAAATGGATTCTGTGCCAATGGTGGTCATTACAGGGCAAGTCCCTAGACCGGCTATTGGTACTGATGCTTTTCAGGAAACAGATATTTTCGGCATCACGTTGCCAATCGTGAAGCACTCCTGGGTGGTTCGTGACCCAGCAGATCTTGCTTCAGTGGTGGCTCAAGCCTTCCTGATCGCTGCGTCAGGACGCCCTGGCCCTGTGCTGATTGATATCCCCAAAGATGTAGGGCAAGAAGAATTTGATTACGTCCCAGTGCAACCGGGCTCGATCCACCCGCCTGGGTTCAGGCAGCCGGCCAAGCCTTCGGTTCAGGCGGTGGCAGATGCTCTTGAGTTGATTCAAGCCTCGAGTCGTCCCCTTCTTTACGTCGGGGGTGGCGCGGTCAGCGCAGGTGCCCACGACAGCGTTCAAGTCTTGGCTGAGCGCTTCCAGATCCCTGTGACCACCACCCTGATGGGGAAGGGAGCTTTTGACGAGAATCATCCACTCGCCTTGGGCATGTTGGGGATGCATGGCACGGCATATGCCAACTTTGCAGTCACAGACTGCGATCTATTGATCGCCGTTGGTGCTCGTTTTGATGACCGCGTGACAGGCAAGCTGGACACGTTTGCTCCCAAGGCCAAGGTCATTCATTTTGAGATTGATCCTGCGGAGGTTGGTAAGAACAGGCGCCCCGATGTGGTCGTGCTGGGTGATGTGGGTTTAAGTCTTGCTCAACTTGTCGATCAGAGTTTCCCGCATTCCGCCGAGTTGACGACCTCATCTTGGTTGGAACAAATCAACACCTGGAAGGAGCTTTATCCGCTCACCATCCCTGCCAAGGAAGGAGCGATCTTTCCGCAAGAAGTGCTGTTGGCTGTCCGGGATCTCGCCAGTGACGCGATCATCACCACCGATGTAGGCCAACATCAGATGTGGGCTGCGCAGTACTTGCGCAACGGGCCGCGTTGTTGGATCAGCAGCGCAGGACTTGGAACCATGGGTTTTGGAATGCCAGCGGCTCTTGGGGCACAGGTGGCATTCCCTGATCAGAAAGTGGTTTGTATTGCTGGTGATGCCAGCATCCTGATGAATATTCAGGAACTCGGAACACTGGCTCAGTATTCACTTCCAGTGAAAGTTGTGATTGTGAATAACCACTGGCAGGGAATGGTTCGGCAGTGGCAAGAAAGCTTTTATGAGGAGAGATACTCTGCATCCGACATGCTCAATGGCATGCCTGATTTCAGTGCATTAGCCAGGGCTTTTGGGGTTGATGGAGTCAAGATCACTGAACGAGATGATCTGCACAGCAAGCTCAGTGAGGCCTTCGCGTCACCGCGTCCGACCCTGATTGATGTTCACGTCAGACGCGGTGAAAACTGTTATCCGATGGTTCCACCAGGTGCCAGCAATGCACAGATGGTGGGTCTTCCCTCCCATCCAGAGTTGGCCCAGGACTGCAGATGA
- a CDS encoding thermonuclease, producing MNTSGLLHHHILRSPFLSRLQSGALIRCCSSLLILLVVMVASPLPSMAAEVLQVRSSTLLQIGDRNRNYSVRLACIAVDPVDEEAAVDLLKKAVPRRKRVNLRPEGNEEGVLIARVTPLDADQDLGMSLVSNGLATQSCTAG from the coding sequence ATGAACACATCTGGACTGCTTCACCATCACATCCTGCGATCACCGTTTTTGTCTCGTTTGCAGAGCGGAGCTCTGATTCGTTGTTGCTCCAGTCTTCTGATTTTGTTGGTGGTGATGGTGGCTTCACCATTGCCATCCATGGCAGCAGAAGTGTTGCAAGTGCGTTCCTCCACTCTTCTTCAGATCGGAGATCGCAATCGCAATTACAGCGTTCGTTTGGCATGTATTGCAGTCGATCCTGTCGATGAAGAGGCTGCCGTTGATCTTTTGAAAAAAGCAGTGCCTCGACGCAAACGCGTGAACCTTCGTCCAGAGGGAAATGAAGAGGGTGTTTTGATTGCTCGCGTTACCCCTCTAGATGCCGATCAGGACCTTGGGATGTCCCTGGTCTCAAACGGTTTGGCCACACAAAGTTGCACTGCAGGCTGA
- the pyrH gene encoding UMP kinase has product MAYARALLKLSGEALMGNQGYGIDPEIVQAIATDVAEVVATGTQLAIVVGGGNIFRGLKGSAAGMDRATADYVGMLATVMNAITLQDGLERAGIPTRVQTAIEMQEVAEPYIRRRAMRHLEKGRVVVFGAGCGNPFFTTDTTAALRAAEISADVVFKATKVDGVYDKDPHQFPDAVRYDSLTFQQVLSGELGVMDSTAIALCKDNNIPIVVFNLFEPGNIGRAVAGEPIGSRISN; this is encoded by the coding sequence ATGGCCTACGCGCGTGCCCTCCTGAAGCTCAGCGGTGAAGCGCTGATGGGCAATCAGGGCTACGGAATTGATCCAGAAATTGTTCAGGCCATCGCCACAGATGTTGCCGAAGTTGTTGCAACTGGAACACAGTTGGCGATTGTCGTCGGCGGCGGAAACATTTTCAGAGGTTTGAAAGGTTCAGCCGCAGGCATGGATCGCGCCACCGCTGACTACGTCGGCATGCTCGCCACCGTGATGAATGCCATCACCCTCCAAGACGGACTGGAGCGAGCCGGTATTCCCACCCGCGTTCAAACCGCCATTGAAATGCAAGAAGTGGCTGAGCCCTACATCCGCAGGCGCGCAATGCGACATCTAGAGAAAGGCAGGGTGGTCGTGTTTGGGGCAGGTTGCGGCAATCCGTTTTTCACCACCGACACCACAGCTGCTTTACGCGCAGCAGAAATCAGTGCTGATGTGGTGTTCAAAGCCACCAAGGTTGACGGTGTGTATGACAAAGATCCGCATCAATTCCCTGATGCCGTCCGTTACGACTCCTTGACCTTCCAACAAGTGCTCAGCGGAGAGCTGGGCGTGATGGACAGCACTGCCATCGCTCTTTGCAAAGACAACAACATCCCGATTGTTGTTTTCAATTTGTTTGAACCTGGCAACATCGGCAGAGCCGTAGCCGGTGAGCCCATCGGTTCTCGTATCAGCAACTAG